The sequence CGTATCAGTGTAACAGCGTACAGGTCCTagaggaagaaaacaatgtcaaGTAGATAACTCCTTCCTATCTATGCTTTGCAGATAAACAGGAGGAATATTGTACAGTAAGACATTCCAAACATGGTAAGCACAAGAATCAGATCCATGATTTTATTGGGTATCGACCTGACATGTTAGCATAGGACTTACTTTATTGAGCTTTGCAACCTCAGTATTAAGCTCGGCGTGCCAGGCCGCCTCGTCCTCCCACCTGTGTAGCAACAAACAGTCAGCAAACATTCAGTATATAGTTGATAACACAGATGGAAACAATCATTTCAACTACTCGACACCTTCTCTTGCCAACTGTACACTCAGGTAGTGAGCGTTTCTTACACCCAGCACTAGCCacatttcttttcttccatGGAAATGTTACGCTTACAAGACAGGCCTTACTGAATAAATCGGAGCTTGTGCCAAAACAATCTTACTTTTTCTTATATTCCTCAGCCTGATCCCTCCATTTGTTCCTCTCCAGCACCATTTTGGCCTTGTCTTCGGACAGCTCGTCGACCAGCTTCCGCAGGTCTTTGGTCTCCTTCTCGTACAGCGCCTTCGTGTGTGCCGTCGTCTCAGTCGCCTGTAGCTTCAGAACCTGCACCTCCAGGGCGGAGTTGCGTTGTTGGAGGGAGCGCATATTCTGGATGTAGGAGGCGAAGCGGTTGTTCAGGGAGGACAGTTCCTCCTTCTCTTGGGACCGGGCCTTGCGGGCGCCGGCCATGGTCTGCAGCGCGCCGCCCGCCCCTCCCAGCGAAGTGATGACATTGCCCGCTCTGATGGACCGTGTTCTTGCCTTGAACGATTCGGCTTCGCCTCTGTCGGCCAGAGAGGATCTCACAGAGCTACGAATCGCCTCGCTCGTTTTCGGTTGAGTCGTTACGACGGACATTTTGGTTTGACTTGATTCGACCGTAGCTTCTTCTTATCTTTTGTGGATAGTGTAAGGCCACCAAGGAAGAGGTTTTGTCGCACTGCTGCCTTTTACTGAAAACTTCTGCCAGGGATATCACTCTGCAGACGCCCTTTTTTTCTCGGATTGTATTTTAAGATCAACTACGTAAGcatcacctgtcaatcacttcgtccatgtccaaccAGGCACATCAGCTAATCCATACGTGACAGCACACACGGAGGGCAAAGGACGTCACAAACTAATGCCTTATATGGACATACCATTTCGCCAAGACGGActaatgacatttttcttagACATTAACACGCGGATGACCTCTGCTTAGCACCGAGGTGGACTGTTGCCTTGAACTTCTTGCTTCCCTCTTCCTACAGCATAAGAGatcattaaaatacatgtaggccAAAGAACATATTACCAGTCCATTTCCCATTCGCCGATACTTCCTATCCCAGCTCGCAAAGCCACGTTTGGCACCTTTGTGCAACGAAGATGAACATTTGacttttcctcttcttttgAGAAAAAGGAACTTTGTACATTCACGAGTGTTAAAAGGGTGTCGCCTTGAATCATATCAAATATTTAGTTGCCCTAAATACTAAAGACCTGCAATATTTCTACTCATCGCATTCTATTTTGATGAAACCGTACTCTAGGTACGTTTACAAATGAAATGACGACCTAATCTAATGCATGTAGATAAATTACCAATAAATCCCGTTATTGAAGGACGAAGGTTCGGGTATAGTAACAAAACGATTCAGAGCACATCTTTTCCACTAACAAGATACAAGCATGTTTTCCCTCAAACATTTGATTGCCCTACATACTCTTCAGCTCATCAGCAGTTCACGCATAACTTTCTATATGAAGCCATAGGGTGGGAACGAAAGGTCGCGAACCTGTGACGTGTTGACACATTGGGGCCTGATATGTCCTCTGTAAACTTGGTTGAACCCAGTAAACTATCTGGTGTTTCTATAATCTGGAACAGCGTTGTTAACCAATGGCAAGCATCGTGAGCCAAAGAGATTGACAGCAAGTGACTATGTGATTAAAGTTAAAACTGTGTAAAGAAGCTGTGTACCGGGTAGATGCTCTAGCACCGGTACTGACAACGCCTCGAGGGTCGTGCTCAGACGCCAGTTTCAAAATCAAGACAAGGTCGAAGATCTAAGGAAACGCCATGGCTAGCAAAGCAGCACGAGCGGGCGTTGGCGGTGCAAAGCCCGTTGTCGCCCCCGCCATCCCGACCGAAGGAGCGCTGCAGACCCTCGCTGACGCCAGGGCGACCCGCAGCAGTGAGAAGAGGGAGCTGGTGGTCCTGAACGACCGCTTCGCCAACTACATCGAGAAGGTGCGCTCCCTGCAGGAGCGGAACACCAAGCTGACGACCCAGATCAGGATCCAGGAGGCGCGGGAGGAGACCGACATCGCGGAGCTGTACGAGACGGAGCTGACGGAGCTGAGGGCGCTGGTGGACCAGCTGACTCAGGAGAAGGCTCAGCTGGACTCCGAGAGCGCCAGCTGGCAGGCACGGACTCAGGAGTGGCAGGCCAAGTAAGTCCACAGTttcctctttcatgtttcacTCCATACCGTAGGTTTACGAATATTATTGAACATAGCTTTTGACCAGAAACTAGAATGTACTGATCGTTTTAACTGACCATGACAGTTTCAGACTCAATATGAGGTTATTAGGGCTAGAGCAAATTGACGTTGAAATGAACATTTATCGATGTGACTACTCGTCAGGTGCGAGACCGAGACTGCCACGACTGAGGCCATGCGGACAGAACTGGCAACGGTCAAAACGGTGTGTCTTCTCTTTCCGTTAAATCTCCATATTGCTGATATGCTATGGATATATTCAACTGTTTAATGCGatcttttatacctattttgttcTTCTAATTTCTCATCCCATTTAGTCactagtctaactatttgaccgttggggtaccacagaagatctggcaaccagttttctcctcccttctcggttttctgttcaTCTTAGTGTTTCAAGTAGCTTCATGTCTGTCAGTTCTTTGATATTATCCCTCGTCGCCTACCTATCTTTTTCCTCCCTGGACGCTTCCTTGCTCGTTTTGGCTCATACCGatcgtaccacttcagttttcttttctttactgtggtgAGGAGGTGTTATATATGGTCTTACGGACCGATGTTCGTTtaactctagatctgtattgTACGTCAGTATTTTAGATGGCTCCCGGCATAGAATCTTCCGGAAGCATTTCTTCGTTCActgtgtactgtacatattgtaATGGTATGCTAGGTACATGCAAACAGTTGTTCAAAGAGATAAGAGGTTCTGCAATCTGTTTTCCAGGAGGTAGATGCGGCGACTGTGGAGCGTGTTGGAGTGGAAAACAAGCTGACCACCGCGCAGGAGGAGATTGAGTTCCTCAAGAGGGTCTATGATGAGGTGAGCATGTCCTTGTCACCGTGAATAACTTCATGAGGTTGGTTAATGACTGTATAGCAAAGATCTGTATTTACAGCCACATATTCatcaagagccgacgtttcgatgatcgtctgtcatcttctttggggcaattctgactggttcactgtgccctgactatgtatgtgacaatacgttacgtttgggaccgcattgttagcagtaacacttacttcagtgcacagtgaacaagtcagaattaccttgatgaagatggcagacggctcttgttaaatatgtggttttgaataaaaagactttgcTATTCATGTCTTCGTCACGTTAGAACCATCCCGGAATTGTATTTGTGCTCCAGATAAACTGTTAAGGATTATGGAACTCAAGCTTGACGCTGTAGATAGAAGACACATGTATCGAATAATGATACGACTTTTGAATACACAAGAAAGAACAAACATCCATCGAAGGCTTTGTTACTTAAACGTTTAAGTTGCACTGAACTTAGACAGACTGTACACTCAATCAATTAATTTCCGAATCCGCGGGCATCAACTGGCGATACATTTCGGCTGTAGACATATCTCTATTATAACAATGTATTGTATTCATACAATACCATACATACTGCTATACACTCACAACGATAATCAAATATCCTTACCATGTAAGTTTTGCACCATTACAGGAGACGCGTAAGGTGCAGTACCAGTTTAACCAGACCGTGGCCATTGTTGAGACCGAGGCTCCGATCATCACTGGACCTGACCTGAGCGAGACTCTGCGTGAGATCCGCATGCAGTACGAGATCATGGGACGGGCAAACAGGGAAGAGGCCGAGGCCAAGTACAAGCTCAAGGTGAGACCATTACCAATACTGTGATCACAATCAGAAAAAGGGTCCCCACCGGGGAGttttcggagtttttttttcttttttactttcgggcgtgacccctagcTAGCCCCgttggacaccctgcggctatcgGGCTATTTTGGCGCATGTCCGGGTCCTCAGATGTATTTAACTCGTAGTTAGAATATCCCCCAGGACCTGGTGACGAATTGACGCCTAAGGACCAtgaaaagtgagaaaaaaagataTGTTATACCGTACCTCACATATATTAAGCAATATCCTAATTATTGGCACTATTCCAAAGTACAATTGTAAATATACTTCCTTGTATACTACttatttgtcaacattgttatcttacactatctgttttctttttctataaaCAGATTATGTTGCGAATAGCCCTGGGGCAAGGACTCTGGCTAAATATTGACGTAATATTCGAGTTGCATGAACATTGTTGTGTATAATGCATATAGCCAGACGAGTTATGATTCTCGTCCTCTTGAACGGTAGGAAAAATGCCTTTAGTCCAATATTCAGTCATAACTcataacaaatatttcaaaacaaaacaaagcaattcTAACGTtggtattgttttctttttttccagttcAGCGAGTTGGCCCAGCAGCGGGAGCTGGATAACGACGCTCTGGTCTCCGCCCGGTCCGAGCTGACCAACCTGAAGAGGATGCTTCAGTCTATCGTCACCGAGACAGAGGCACTCAAGAACAAGGTTGAGTCATCGCCTTACCTtggttatgctacggtcacaattgggcAAAGGGGCCCCAATGGGTAGTTAACAGTTTGTTTATGTGCAATTTCGGGCGTGGCCACTGGGTCCACTCTGTgactaccgggctatttttggcacGGCCGAGctccgggttgattttaactcggaGTTCAAATAAGCCCGTGACCCGTTGACAAATAGACGCCGAAGCTTATCATGGGATCACCGAGAGGTACCTCCCAGTTTTCGTAGTCCACCGGGACACATTTGTGACTTCGacgcccggccggggctacaccctcTACGGGCACGTTGACCGTAGCATTTCAGCAACATTCCACTCGGGCGGCGACCTCCCTGCAACAGAGCTATTTGACAGATCGAtcagcgaatttcatagattaaaaacgaaccttttttgtgtttgtgtgtttattgtgtTTTCAGTCCACTGTAGTATGAAATCAgagagaaagtaaaaaaaataatgtgtCTTCTTTACTAGACCGGGTCCCTGGAGACGAACATCGCGGAGACAGAGGCCCGCCGTCTGAAGGAGATTGAGGAGTACAAGCTGGCGATCGGCGAGCTGGAGCAGCAGATCGAGAAAATGAAGCTGGAGATGACGCAGCACACCGTGGAGTACCAGGAGCTCATGAACATCAAGATGGCGCTGGACGTGGAGATAGCGGCCTACAGGAAGCTGCTGGAAGGGGAGGAGTTGAGGTGGGGTTATTTTCGTCACATCACATTAATATTCAATCTCAATATGGGCTAATGTTGACATATTTGGATCTTATAGAATCTGAAAAGACTTATGCTCAGAAAATAGAATCTATATCGCCATCGTAAACGCCCATCGCTATTCATATTGTAAACACTCATTTCTTGCAATTTTCTTGTTTGAATGATTTCCACTATACAGGCTCTTCAGCGAAGCCCAACCAAAACGTCAAACGTGAGGTCAGCAGTCAGGTGAGGCGTGAAGTCACGATGGAAATCAAGTCCAGCTAGAGAGGAAGTACTTGAATCGGATGACGTAAAGCTGTGTGACGTCGTATTACATCATTAGCATATATCATCATTTTAATCGTAGCATGCAACGTGTTAACATTTGTTTAAGTCAAACTTGTACgaataaatcatgaaattcAAGAGGCTTCTGAAGAATAAACATTTGCCTTGCTAGACCATGACCTAGTGctattgtcaatgaatgatttttcttcttcatttatgAACTGGAGATAGACATTCGAGAGGTAGCCTTactatgctacggtcacaattggaaaaaagtgTGGcgattaaaaattattgccatagcgaaggtgtctgggttgatcttactgtCATGTAAGGAAAGTATCAACGTAGCACTtatagttctgccataatatttgttcaaatcgTACTTAGAAATCAGAGAGGCCTCTGCCAAGTTTTTTGAGTCAACAGAGGTTTtgttggtgggaggcatgatgttcagcacgttcttgagataatagatcaactggggtaggttgaaaacccttttcaaagctagaatactagattcggtaccctgagaactccctgacacactcccaccagtacgaaatcggaaaccacttaagtaggtcatctgtcatcgacctgcgtgctgggatgccagaccgtgctaaagaaggtatagagtgacaggcgggcggACGGATTCCatacattcctgtgcaattctgggaattcttgtaaaacgggcgtaaaatatactattaagctcgctcttAAAGGGCGGCAGACATTTGGAGATAACTTAGTCTTATCATATGTAAcaatagtattattattattaacaagGCTAGAAGAGCAACATGTTATTACCCTTAAGATGTGGTACAGCTCTAACGACTCCCTCCTGATCAAAGATTTCGACGACACCGTGGGCAGCATCCGGATAAACTTGGAGCGACCTCCGAGCGAGATCCGTTTCCTTGTGGACGACGCTTCCTTAAAGGAGTTCATGTCTCCCATCACCGACTGGAGGTCTGAGGCAGACGCACGGATAGAACAGATCCGCAAGAGAGACGTCAAACTCCGGTGAGAAGAAATGAGAAATTATACATAACCTATTTACTGATATTTGACAAGATTCAGAAGCTGGTGGCATACGTAGACAAGGATTTGTTCACATTTGCGAATATTTTCATcgggttggtgaatgactgaatggtaaagttctttattcacaaccacatatctAACAAGAGATAAAACGTTTCGAtaaccgtctgtcatcttcatcagggcaatatgcTGACTGGTTCACTAGCTATAGTGCAAAGTGAGCCAGTCAGAACTCTCCTGATGGAGGTCGCAAACGCACATCCAAACGTCGATTCTCATTATCTCcaggaaaaatggagatatagttttgagcgtgtctttttgtctgtttgtcatcTGTTTGTCAACCATGTTGTGAAGTTGGCACCAAGAAATGCATGGTGCACCAACTGCAGAATTTACATATACGTGCACGCCGACAGAAGACCGAATCGCTTGAAATTGTCACCATAAAATTTTAACTGTACtatgatattttactgtatAGTTGCTGTATAGCACGGTATTTTGCTGTACTTCACAGCGCAATTCAGGAATCCAATGCAATTAATGGTGACCTGtcatcatttgtaaacatttgtaaacagttgttaacagttgttaacagttgttaacagttgttaacagttgtaaacatttgtaaacttttgtaaacttttgtaaacatttgtaaacatttgtaaacttttgtaaacatttgtaaacttttgtaaacttttgtaaacatttgtaaacttttgtaaacttttgtaaacttttgtaaacttttgtaaacttttgtaaacatttgtaaacttttgtaaacttttgtaaactttcgtaaacttttgtaaacatttgtaaacttttgtaaacttatgtaaacttttttaaacttttgtaaacatttgtaaacttttgtaaacttttgtaaacttttgtaaacatttgtaaacttttgtatacttttgtaaacttttgtaaactttcgttaacatttgtaaacttttgtaaacttttgtaaacatttgtaaacttttgtaaacttgtgtaaacagttgtaaacttttgtaaacattttgaacttTCGTTAACAttcgtaaacttttgtaaacttgtgtaaacttttgtaaacatttgtaaacttttgtaaacttatctaaatttttgtaaacatttagagatgtagttttgggtgtgtctgtgtgtgtttccggactactgtaagcagcataactcaagtacCTCTTGATATGATGGAATTACGATGATATTCGGTATATGGGCGGGTGTTGAGAAtccaaaattcaaggtctattttgggccccctggtaagtgaccttggtactgcagcagaactttttctatcttttgacctatggtcttgattgtttgtgtcagatagcttgtgatgtaatgaagaggTGGTTAATGTTTGGGCCCCTGGCAGCTTAttctggaactgcatgggcgttattgtgaaaatcttctaaggagaataactgaacagaggaatGTTAGATtttcatatttagtatgcaggtagcttggacagagatgtaagtaatgaagtgcaaataatgctaattgggacttaattggGGCttgctcattcgccccccccccccgtcataatttccgaacggtatgatgtatcatcgccatatttgcagggagtgatggtCACGTCAAGTCTTataaattcctgtaattttggtgacgttatgacgttatATGTCGTAATTacgacgtcatcgatgtgattttattggctaagtAGTGAATTCCCGtcatatctaaaggtattaaacaaaacagtttgtatCATTTGATTTAAGGGATGCAAAGGCATACGACGttaatggtaagtacgttgacggcAATATGACGGATCCGGCATCTTGGATCgggcattttgaaatttttgaaaatcctTTATGACTCCAAACGACActgaaatagactagaaatgttcattttaatttttctggtaaagaaaatgtcaggtattgacgattttaatggcgaaaaagcctgctggtaccttaaatagtgatatagtccgccatcttggattttgactgataacgtcatcaaattagcataaattatgaatattaaatcatgaaagttacatctaattacatatgatgttatacatgtatgaaaactagtgtagttgtgcaagaaaacctgagaaatatcttttttttcaaaaaaattgtgatttttgcataaaatgcctgtcagaaacccgtcgccagggcaacatgaaaaatgataaacttaaaaccattatAACAAAATTGCTGCCAATTTTTTTTAAGGAAAAGTCACCATGGTAGTCCTtgcatacatcgtttggcagtaatacgatgtcaaagttgacgCGGgaacttttagccccccccccccctagtctggatagggttaaacacTTAGATACTCTATGCCTAGATTTGAATGGATGTTGTATTCCAATTGATGAGATGGCAAGCTTAGGCAGCAGCAAAAAGTATGGTGGATAAAACCTGGCTGACTGTGGTATTTTTTTGTATCGTAGGATCAACACACCGAACGCGCATGACATCACAGTAGAGGTAAGTTACGATGAATAGAGTCATCTTCAAAAACAAGTGTCAAAGATACATTAAGTGGTCTCTATTGAAGCGCCGTAAGATGGATGTAGAAACTTGTGTTATaacgtcaagaaggttatgtttttttttttggtttttttttgtagcctgtgtacatgtgtgtgtaaacagcatgactcaagaaggtctggatggattgtttaatatttggcatgtaggtgaTGAGACCAAGAAACTACTAAAGATAGGGGGGCCCTAGTGACGTATTAAGATACTGCTGCGGAAATGTCGGCTTTGATATCTGGTGTTCTGGATATGCCcttgtcgtgatttttgagtggtagatagctctttgggccAAGAGGAATTGGTGTAGATGtagagcaccccccccccccggctttttttaaaactgaaaaatttgaaagagaatagaATTAATCAAGAAgtggttgacggatcgtcatgttTTTTTCGTATGCAGATCGTGATTATTGATATGATCAAATTATTATTATGCAAACCAATTAGAACTAGAgatccacgaacacattatcttcgccaaataatcaaggcttattgtggagagtgattaatatttacatgcttatcaacccctgcaaacttgatcatacaccataccgtttgaaagttatgatggggggggggggggatgagtccagtctagatagggataaaactcatttggtggtacagaactagtatatgtgtatagtgtgctgatatatgttataactggtcatcaaaaaaatttaaagttataattagatggtacagtcaatatatatgaatagaataaatctttattccatatcgtacacattttgcaagacatagtacatgttacttttccatacggtgctaggtaatacctagcagtgtactctctgagcagaggagttggtccggctggttattcacatgtttttaggtgttttgtaaggctttctattttgttccctttcggttatgtctccaaccgtgtgtttgaaaaaaatgcagaaactgaacactttaaaaaaaaccggacccacacatctgtttgaattgtagtgagactgccccatttgtttatttatgtacaccatctctttatttacacttctaggcaaggccttctgctggcctgtttcgggaataCTGTCACACGCCCCGTTATGGGATGTAAAGGATTTACAATTATTCTTACTAatcatgcagattagctcctgttttctataattagacatcgattgtgtaaagcaccatctaagctctctacatacaaaacttcacgacaatcttctcaccccttctcaagtaatacgtgttcgaatgtcaaaacaaaaacacccactgcagttctaaacaagccgctagggggcccaaacttacagaacttacttcttgtggcatgaactatctaccacacaaatatcaaaaccatagcactttcagaaaatatgccactaaattttgaagctccgctgcagtaccttaggtacttgctagaaggcccattatcgaacttgaccttcctttccgtaaaccctacccatccactaaatatcatacagatccatcaacagcttatgttgtccacaagaaaatacacatccacacaaagcccactgcagtaccgacggaaaatgccaggagaaccatttttgaacttgatctctgttaccacaacatctacacacctgcaaaatatcataaagatccatcaacgtttccgtcatttttttcgcctacatacaaacgcacaaaaattaaaagtctgctgcagtactgttgaaaaacgcaaggtaaaccatttttgaacttgaccttcctttgcacaaccaataCACACCtagcaaaaatcataaagattcatcaaaggtttcttgagttatgctcttgacatacatacagacccaccaaacagctggctcaaccgaaaacataatctaccccgagtactatagtactcggcaaagataattaatgagaaagtttgttttgtatatttgcttgGCAGGTAGCTCAGACCCGGTCCCACTTTGCCTTCGGGTCGGTCGTCCACGCCAAGCAGATGCCAAGCAACAGTCACTATACAGACTTCTTCTTCAACAACTTCGAGTGGGCCGTTCTGGCCAACCAGCTCAAATGGAAGCAAAATGAAAGGATTGAAGTATGTTATTCCTTATCATATGTAGGTGCTTGCACGCATTTACTCCGGCCAGGGCTTGTTTTTCGAGCTGAATTCATTAGAAGGTGTGAACACTATTGTAAGCAAGATACCTGTAAAAAGTGTGGATGTGATAAATAGTTCCGATCACGAAGATGCAAATGATATCATCACTTCTGAAGTTTTGCTGAAGCTATAATGACAACACTCAAGTTATATCAACTCGATTGTCATGCAAAATATGACATATTAACTAGCTGTTCATATTGATTCTTTGTTTCGTCTTAGGGACAGTTGACGTTCGACTGGGCAGATCCAACGATCGCACTGCTTGAAAGTCGAGGGTGAGTTGTAATCCTATACTATAGTGGCATGGATATGTACTCGTGTAAACAATAGCATATCTTTGCGTATACATTCTTACAATGTGAAATCTTAACGAACTTATAGCAATTAAGATCACCGTTGGCGTTACAAAAAAACTTGAGAGTAAGTTCACTACttacttttccattttttgaaaacttgcttattgctacggtcacaattggaaaaaagggccACGCCGCGAATAATTAACGGGCTGTTTTTGGCACAATCGGGCGTAACCCCTAGTGGTCGGGATTATTTTCGTAAACTCCGAGTTTAAATAACCCCGggacctggtaacaaatagacaccataAGGTAATCGTGAGAGCACCGAGAGGTTCCCTtctccaccgggacaaatttatGGCTTTaaggggctacaccccctacgggcactgGTACTTCAACTTCAACCGGCTCGGCTTTTTTGGGTAAAGACTGTCAGAAAACCAAGtacatacaacttacaagtcagaaaatgttacgacctcgcatatctgcttggagattacagttaTTCACAATACACGTACTCAAATTGCATGCGCTATGCGTGAAACCTTGGCCTAGGCTCTATTGTGCATAATAGCTGTATTTATTCCAACTGGTTAGCATACCTGCTGCTGGCTGTATTGTTCTGGCCAGGAGGCTGAAACACCCCATTTCATGGGTAACAACATCATGTATATGTAGGTCTCTGCACATGGGGCTTatcctacatgtagatactaaACACTACAGCTGTGGGTCAGtcctttatcattttttatcattttcaagaAAAGTTATAACAAAGATATTGCCAAAacattaataataatatcaCTTCACAGAGAATGGAAAAGCACATGGCACATTTACCTGATGAGGATCTATGTAAGTTTGCATAATGGAGAAGGGGGAATTGTTGATGTGGTAGGTTCCacaaacttcaacttattgggcccccagataaccccgcaaggggcaaagtaggggggggaggaggtcccgggctaaggcgggcaggcctccagcctggcgcggaaagactcaacggtgggagtcgtaacaaccgcgccaggcagggcgttccactctggtatggtgcgagggaaaaaagaatatttaaatgagtctgttagagcgttgattgtttggaattttagagtgtggctaccccgggtgcgcccctgagctggtttcagaagattgtctgtgtttatattaatgtagttattgactagtttatagagaaaagtgaggcgggcgttcctcctcctttca comes from Branchiostoma lanceolatum isolate klBraLanc5 chromosome 2, klBraLanc5.hap2, whole genome shotgun sequence and encodes:
- the LOC136427948 gene encoding non-neuronal cytoplasmic intermediate filament protein-like; this translates as MASKAARAGVGGAKPVVAPAIPTEGALQTLADARATRSSEKRELVVLNDRFANYIEKVRSLQERNTKLTTQIRIQEAREETDIAELYETELTELRALVDQLTQEKAQLDSESASWQARTQEWQAKCETETATTEAMRTELATVKTEVDAATVERVGVENKLTTAQEEIEFLKRVYDEETRKVQYQFNQTVAIVETEAPIITGPDLSETLREIRMQYEIMGRANREEAEAKYKLKFSELAQQRELDNDALVSARSELTNLKRMLQSIVTETEALKNKTGSLETNIAETEARRLKEIEEYKLAIGELEQQIEKMKLEMTQHTVEYQELMNIKMALDVEIAAYRKLLEGEELRLFSEAQPKRQT
- the LOC136426920 gene encoding anti-sigma-I factor RsgI6-like — encoded protein: MWYSSNDSLLIKDFDDTVGSIRINLERPPSEIRFLVDDASLKEFMSPITDWRSEADARIEQIRKRDVKLRINTPNAHDITVEVAQTRSHFAFGSVVHAKQMPSNSHYTDFFFNNFEWAVLANQLKWKQNERIEGQLTFDWADPTIALLESRGIPIRGHNVFWGTGDTQVPTWLPAYSGSELEQKCWKRVDDVVGRYAGR